GGCTCCAAAGCTTGGTCAAAACAATTATATGAGGATTTTTTAAGCCATGATTATGAATCAGTGGATGGTAAAATTGTTTTTCCAATTCGCGAGTTGCCCGCTACAATAATCCCGGAAATTATTTTTTCAGGAGCGGTTGGTTCTTTTCAAGGATCTATTCGAATTTCAAATCTTTCGGATACCAAATATGAACTTATTCAAGATTTCCCAATGCCGGGACGTACCTGGTATTTCACCTTAACCAAAAAGATAAAGGAACAATAATGAAACTCATAACTAACTTAACTGCATTTTCTTTAGCCTCAGTTTTATTTTTTTCAATAGCATGCGATGAAAATGTAACCGATCCTGATCCCGAAAGTGCAACCATATCCGGCACCGTTACTTTTTCCGGCATTTGGCCAGATACTGGGGATGTCAGCATTTCCCTTCAAACCAATTGGCCGCCAACCGGTGCGCCATATGCTTACACTGCAATAACATCTGCAGAGCTCAGTTCAAATCAATATAGTTATTTATTTGAAGAAGTTGCGTTTGGAACGTATAAGTCCATTGCGGTATCCTGGCTGGACCCTACTGATACTAGCCCAATGACAAATCAACATATACTCGGAGCGTATGGCGCTACTACTCAAGCTTATTTTATGGATGCTGACTCACTTGTGCTATCAGTGGATAATGCAGAACTCTCAGAACTTGATTTTAATTCTAATTTAGATTTGGCAACAAGCACACAGTAATTGTTTGATTAAATGTCTTTGAAAGAAGGCCGGAAAATCGGTTTTCCTTCAGGATTTTAATTCAATTTCGTTGGAAATAATCACTATAATGCTGTAAATTACAATACAGGATATATACATCTTAAAGTCTTTATTATGCCTAAAGTTAAAGGATCAATCGTTATTAATTTTGATAAATGCAAAGGTTGCGAACTTTGCATAGTCGAATGCCCACAAGAATGCATGGGACTTTCCAAAAAATTGAATCCAAGTGGATATCACTATGCCATCCTCTTAGAAGATACTTGCACCGGATGTACAAACTGTGCTTTGATCTGTCCTGAAGCTATCATTGCGGTTTATCGAGAAAGTAAATCCAAGAAACAATTATCAGCTATTGATACAATCGCTGTGAATGAACATATCCCACTATGAAAACAAATAAAAAAATGC
This region of Candidatus Neomarinimicrobiota bacterium genomic DNA includes:
- a CDS encoding ferredoxin family protein, with the protein product MPKVKGSIVINFDKCKGCELCIVECPQECMGLSKKLNPSGYHYAILLEDTCTGCTNCALICPEAIIAVYRESKSKKQLSAIDTIAVNEHIPL